Part of the Salvelinus sp. IW2-2015 linkage group LG7, ASM291031v2, whole genome shotgun sequence genome, tgtcctgGGGGCTAAATGGGAAATTGTATTTGTTGGATCAGTAGAAGGcactgatttttttttcttctcttatgCCATTATACATAATTTACCAGTTCAAAACTGGGCAGCTAAATGGGAAATGTTGTTTTGTATCTGTTACTATTACCAAATACGCCATCTTGTGTTTGTATGATCTTACTGAAGTATCTGCCAAAGGCAGTAAGTGGCATGACAGACCTCAATTTGAGACTGCAGGTCTGACATGGCAATAAAGCTTGTTCGTTTTTAAATCACTCAGTGTTCAATGTCCTTAATCCAGCTAGCTATAAGCCATAGGAGGTGTTTATGCACTAAACATTTCTTCCTCTTACAATTCATACAGGGCTGCTTGAGTCCTAATGCATGACACATCTGATTTTATAAATGATGGAAAAGCACTCGGAACAGGTAGCATTTCAAATTTCCAAAATATCCTTTATTCTAAATTTTTCACCTTAAATGTTATGTTTAGTATAAAAAGTTAACTGCACCAGAGTTTTCCTCCAGACGCATGTCTCAATAAACCAAAGTGACACTTAGTAATCTTAAAAGAAAGTACTGTAGTCCATCAAATCACTTTTAATACATATCCATATTATAAAAATGTTAGAGAATCCCTGAACTATAAATGTCCATAAATCCTTCAACAGAAACTTTTATTCCACACTGGCTGTGGTTGGCATGGCATCTACTGGTAAGCATTACGGTACATCATATTGCTAGGTCTAAGCTGCGTTACAAACATGAGTCAGGTCTGGGACAGAAAGAAACTAAACAAAATTGTATGAGCCTTTTGCTTACATTTTGAAAGCTGTGACCCCTTTATAAACCGTATGATGCATCAGTGTGTGTTTGGGAATGGGATACACATTTACAGCTGTGCAAAATGAGTGACATGACAACCATGTTTGGAATGGTAGCTAGTCATGTGATCAGTGTAACCAAGAGCAGATGCAGTCTGATACATAATGTGCAAACAGGTTGCATGCTAGGCTAGCAGGTTTCCAGACAGCTGATCAACTGACCAAAGTAACCTGGAATTCACATTTCAGTGAGGACTACTTGTTATAATGAGGGCCACAACTATCAAATCTAGGCTATTAAGTCGGATACCCAGTGACACATGAATTTTGATCATAACATACAAGACATGAGTTGCATTACataaggaaaaataaagaaattgcACTGAATGTTAATGTTTAAACCAAAATATCAAATTCTTGAATCTAGGCGTTTTCACAAACTGGATCAAACCTAGTGTTAGATATGACTTAAAAAGGTTCTACGGTAGTTCAATTAGCAGCGCACGTAAGTGTATTGGAAAAGAAACAGTTGTGTAAGCTCGACTGATACAATGCATATTTATTAATaagaaaatgtattcataaataATGGTGTGGCTTAACACTACAATTAACAAGTCGGGCAAGGGGAACCATATGCAAGTGATTTGCTGCAGTCCTAAAACATTTAGGAACCTCACCCTTTTGGAGTGAAGACAGTTCAATGAAATTCCTTCAATAAGTTGTACAGGAAAGAGCAGCCTTTGCCTAGAGCTGTATTTGCAGGTTATTAGCATTTGTACTAAAAACAAGTAGCAAAATCTATCATTTCCAAAAGTGTACATAAATTAAATTGTGGCATTTCTATAAAAATTAGCAATGATACATCTTCACAAAATTCAAAGTTGTACAGAGCAAAAGTGCAAAAAGGCATGCAGAACCACCTAGTCGCAATTACATTAAACAACATTTAATCACCCCATTACAAAATACAGCAACAAATGCCAGATCTAAGGTCTTAAGTACCTTCAAACCCATCATCACTGTTTGATATGTTTCCTTTTAAAATGTGCCATATTTgaattattataattaagtcaCAACCAAAGATTTTGTAGTGCAATCTAGACCATATCTTTGGTACAACCATCTCCGTGGTTATACTTACAAAGTAAGTAACTAGTAATTGATTCAAACAAATCACTTGAAGatgagacagaaaataaacaaacTGGTTATATTTTAATTGAACCCGCAAAGGCTTCATAACACTGCAGCCCTTATAACCTACTGATCTTAGTAGGTTATTCTACCTTACTTGACAGTACTTTTTTGTGTTTTAAGAACAGGTCGTGGGTGCCATTATTTTACTTAACGAAACACTGGGATGATGTTCAACTCTGGGTATCCGACTTAGGGGAAAAAAATAACAGCAAAAATGTAAAGCCAACCAACCCTTTYGATGATCCAAATCTCAATTTGGAAAATCACACTGAATTTCATTCTTAAGTATTTTAAGTTAACTCGCTTTTATTTAAGTCACGGTGCTGTTTGGCACCCGATTATGTTCATCTACAGTTGCCCAAGAAGGTACAGTAAACCACCATGGCATGTAATAGTCTGGTTAGAATTTTGTAATCCATTCTTGTTTGTTTTGGTTCTTGTTTAACATACCAGtatactattatactacaatCCGGTGGCCGGAGAAACTGATTTTTAGATAGGCCTACTGGGCATATTCAACATGCCAtgcaacagcaaaaaaaaaaaaagaagtatatGTGATGCACTGCTTGGATCATTAGCACTCTTTGTGAGGAAGACATGAGGCCGAGTCCAAATAAacatgaaaaactgaaataataAAGTACAAAAATGGTGACAGTTAAGAGTTTAGAGCAATGTCATTCACTCAAAAAGAAAATATAGCCAGTAACATATGAAATGTGTTTTGACTGAAGACAGCAGCACTATCCTTGTAAGGTCAGGGAACCGGTTCAGAAGCCGAAATTATGAATAAGTAATTAAGACTTGACTCTGGATCGAAAGTGGAGTACTGTACCTTTTATCAGGGCTCTAAAGTATTACATTCCGTTAAGTGATATCAGTATTGTGGCATGGCCAAGCAGCCCGAAAGGGGTTGGCGGATGGGACAGGAAAGGGAATCATCATTTTGAATGAGGGAGAGGAGTATGGGGAGAAGTTGTGGCAAATGCTGGCTGTTACCAGATGGTGTACCCACCATTGGAACCACCCATGAAGAAGTTGTTCTTGCGCTGTGTCATCATGACGTTGGCACCCTGCATGGCGGCCAGCTGAGCTGCATTAGGCATGTGGCCAGGAGGTGGGGGCTGTGATGTGTTTaggtgagggagaaagaaagTCATATGCATGAGTAACTTTACCAATATCTGTTTCTCAACAACACAGGCAATATACTtggctcctcccttgtacttatGGTAATCGATGACTTTCCCTCACGTGGTTGTCTAAGTCTTAAGTAGACACAAATTGAAAGGAAACAACAAAAACCAGCAAACACACCACCCACCAGGAATTGAGCTTGACACCCCTGATATAGCCTAGGTGTTTTGCAGATACTCACAGGGATGGAAGCACTGTTGCTTTGACCAAATCGAGCACCAGCATCATATCCTCCCTCCACTAGCACAGCGGAGCCAGGGGGATACATGGCTCCCATGGGGTAGTATGCCATGGGGACGTTGTGGCCCATTGGTCCAACAGCCATGGACTGGGGCAGTTGCATGTACATCTGAGTGCCAGGGTACTGGGCCATTTGCTGTAGCTGGCCAGCCTGAGATGGGTGCACATACCTGGGCTGATAAATCTTTGGAGTAATGGAAAGAGGATGAAAGGGGGAGTGTTAGAGACAGTCTGTCAGTGTGTTTGTATTGATATGATTGTGAATACGTCACAAAAGTAGATAACACATTTATTCCAAGTACAAATGGTTACCTCAGAGTATGCAGGTGGTGCATCTGTGTAAGGGGGTGCCTGAGGAGACACTTGCATTGCAGGGGGGTAGATGGGTGCACTGCTCTGCTGTGGGTACACAGCTTGCTGGGGATAGGAACCTGTGATACACAAAATAATATTATGCTATTATCACTACCAACACTTTGTTTTACTCAAACGTCACACAATTGCAAAACAATATTGAATGCTAGATTGTTAATCAATGACCACTCTTCGTGGGGTCGGAATAAAGCTGATTTTTCCAGTTCAGGGATACAATATGggcgtcactagttaacacagccacagtcATAAACACCgattatttctacaatttatcttctttaaaatcagatttaaaaccTAACCCATACACCTaaccttaaataaaaaaattctatgAAATTGTAAGAtggacaattttgactttgtggctgtgttgtcTAATGGGAACAATACAGTATTTTCAATCAAACTTCCGTTCCCACTGAAACGGATGTGGGAACTCCGCTCAGGCGTctttttacgcctgctacattaggttaatATACTACAGACCGTTCTAACAAAAGAAATGTACCTATGACTGGCTAACAGAACAGAAAAATACTTAATCAATATGATGATTACAGTTGGCTAGTCAGAACAATACAGTTAGTCAATTTACATAAGTGACTATGACAGGTCCTACTGTTAACTCGCTAACACGTTAGCTGAATAGTGTTGTATTCATGGTTGAGGTCAGTGTACGCGGCTAAGCGCTAATTAGCCTGtaactaacgctagctagctaacgttacgtattTGGCAACATGTATATAAGCTAGCTGGCTACTTACCGGTCGACTCTTACAATTTAAACAACTAACTATTTATCTAATTCATAATGAAAACAGTAACGACGTCGGCCAAGTAGACCGCGCAGTCTAGcgtttagctaactaacgttagccgcTGTTAGCTAGCTTATACAACAATGATTTTGGACGTTAGCTAAATTACCTTTGTTGTTCATTGTCCTGAATTGGTGTGTGGTTTTCTGAGTCGAAGACGATGATTCTGAAGTTGTATGTATTTTTCTATCAGGACCGTTTTAATACTAAAAACGGCGATAACAGTTCAGAGTTACGTGACCGTTCACTTCCTTGTTTTTCTCTGGATTTTCTGATTGTTGTGATGTGGATGCAGTTAGCTACGTAATGTAGGTTCCCTTCAATGGGGGGGATTCGATTATCTGTCCCGGATTACCCAGTTTGGAGGTGTTTGCTTTGGATGAACGTAATTGTATTCGTGTTGGGGCCGGGGTAACTCCCGGGCGTGAGCGGTGAGCCAGGTGTGCCCCGTTCAAAGCCCACGGTGAaatcggctcaaaacaaaagtgacatagCCTAGGTTAGATtaagcacgtggagtaatgagtaggattcctTGTTTTCACATGAAAAAGTGATTGCTTCTGATAAAAACTGCTTTCCCAATGATGAACTAGTTTAAAAATTCCgacatatattttatggaaaagagatgtatgtttctggacgatgcaccatgccgccttgttgacaacatgaccgagcgACGCACATTGCTGTTCGAATTTTGCCCGTTTACGTCACGGGCCATAGACCGGTACACCCCGGCTCAGGTCAATAGAACTCCCTCAATGGCTCCGCTACTCCCATTCAATTGGTGAAAGTGTGTGAGCTGATGTAAATTGTTTTACATTATTTAACTGGTTCAATTTTGTTGGTAGTGTAATATATTTACTGCATGTTCCATGGTATGAGAAACATGGGCACCTTTACTAGACCTAGATACAAACTGTTCGATAACATTAATGAgaatgaaaaacaaatatttgcaATAGTCAGCAAGGAGCTAATCGTGAAGATGccttctcacacacaccaacacatgaaTGAAGATGCCTTATTCACGTCTGTGTTGATGTGAGTGGACCATGRTAGTTCATTAGTGATGTGGaccagaggaacttgaagctctcgatccgCTCCACAACCACGTCGATGTGGTTGGGGCGTGCTCGGCCttttgtttcctgaagtccacgatgtCGTGTCTTGCTGAATCATAGTGGAAACAGTAAGAAAACATTAACGACGTTGCGTTGGTCAAGTAGACCTCACAGTTTAGCCAGCTAACTGACGCTAgcagctgttagctagctagagagCTCTTTTGTATTGCTCCTAATaatgacaacgcctcttccccctcaggagattgaaaatatTCGGCGTGGGCCCTCATATCcttaattcatttttttatttaactaggcaagtcagttaataagaaaaatatatgatttataatgatggcctacacctgccaaacctggacgacgctgggccaattgtgagtcccatagggcgcctatgggactcccaatcacggccggttgtgatacagcctggaatcgaactagggtgtctgtagtgacgcctcaagcactgatatgcagtgcgcCCCCTCCCACAcaaaaaaaagttatacagctgcaccatagagagcgTCATGACTCTAcctcactgcttggtatggcaactgattgGCATCTATCCGCAAAAGCTGATGCTactgtttataatcaatcctgtCACGTTATCCCTAAAAACCCATTTGAAATGGATAATTTATCtttaacggcagatttcctcctcttcgtctgaggaggaggtgtagcagggatcggaccaaagcgcagcgtggttagtgttcatcatgtttaataacgacaaaaaaaacgtgaacactacaaaatagaaaacaacaaatgtggaaaaccgaaacagtcctatctggtgcatagacacaaagacagaagacaaccacccacaaaacccaacacaaaacaggctacctaaatatggttcccaatcagagacaatgactaacacctgcctctgattgagaaccatcaggccaaacatagaaacggaaaaactagacacacaacatagaatgcccactcagctcacgtcctgaccaacactaaaacaacgaaaacacaaaagaactatggtcagaacgtgataTTATCAACATGATTTATCAATTGGCAATATCTCACCACATCAACACTAATGGGTGATGATATGGATAACATagcatatttattgaaaatattttttatacattattCTGATCATTAGGTGACCGGTAGTCAATTCTTGGCAGGATTATTTTAGCTTTAATGATAGAGGACATTGTGATTGAACAGACAATAGAGTGCACTGGCTACAGGTTCAGTGGACCCACTTATTGTATGTGATGCCTTTAAATGTGCCGTTAAAggcttttcaattacattttcattccAAAAAATGGTCTCGTCAACGGAGAATAGAACATCTAACATTAGACATCAATGGTGTAGATAGGCTAAATGTATACAGAAGCACTGAATAATCTAGACGCAAAACAAAAATAGtttgaggaacttattcaggaAAGATCTGGTTTCATTTATCTGAAAAACAGACTAAATTGGATGGGGAATGGCGAAAATTCACCAAGTTTTTCCCTAAACCTTCAATATAGAAACGCGACCAAAAAGAACCTACAAAAAATATTAACAAACGATGGAAAAATCCTTCTCACCAACAGCGATTTTGTTCTCCTGTCAAGTTCATACAGCCTCACTTGACAAGGAGTTTTGTGACATCCTTCtccccacaacaacaaaaaatcttctGCAGGCCTAACTAATTGCACATGACAAACTATTGTTAGCAATGGATTCATTTCAGACGGGGAAAACCCCTGGTCTCGACGGCATTCAAATAGAGATATATCAAACTTTGTATGAACTACTGAAATATCCATTACtattatgttttaattactcaTAAATGGCAAACTGTCAGACATCCAAAAGGAGGGACTGATTTATCTCCTACTAAAGCAGGAGCCAGGGGAGCAATACAACGACCCAGTCTCTAAAAAAATGTGGAGGCTCCTCACCTTTCAATGTTGTGAGGCAAATAAATATTGGCAAAATCTATTGCTCATAGAATAAAAAACATCTTACTGGACATTATTCGTCATGATCAGACGGGATTCTTAAAGGAAGATATATTGGAGACATTAGAAAACTACTTGAAATAATGGGAAACTATTTTAATGAGAATACAGGGAAGCCAGGTATAATCTTTATAGCATATTTTGAGAAAGCTTTTTATACAGTATGTCTAGGATCTGTTTATACAGTGTCACgaccctctccttgttcgggcagcgttcgaTGTCACAGGTCGATGTCACAggttttctagccgccaccgatccacttttcattttccatttgttttgtcttcattgtacacacctggtttccattcccataatgatatgttccttatttaaccctctggttccccctTGGTTTTGTGCTTGTTTGTTCGTTTTAGGTTGGTCTGTATTTGTGAGCTTGATTATTTTCCTTCTTGgaatatttgtttgttttgagtAAAGTTAGGTGAATTACTCATCTctgactccgccttacctgcTACACCTAGACACCTTACAGAAACATGCACCtgaaaatggagtcagcaggtgcacAAAGMCCTCCTTTGTTAgtagaggagcgcgtccagcagcacgcgaccatgttgcATAGTCTCGGCACAGTCATGGAACGCGTGCTGCAAAcaatggagcgatgggagagaggaggttgtCCAGCACCCCCATCATCATCACAACAACCTACACcgctgtccacccctccttcacctggtCTCAGTGGGATTTCGTGgtaacagagggctctcaagggatggtcacgaaagtgctcggggaggtgtgtaggtgtttccatcggtgcgactacggtggagagtccagaccaggtctccaccgtgcacatcccctcagaatatgcagatttggctctcgccttctgtaagaagaaggcgactcaactaccaccccatcgacgggggattgtgtgataaatctcctggtagatgcagcacttcccaggagtcacgtgtatcctctgtcacaggaggagacggcggctatggaaacatatgtctccgaatctctggggcagggatacattcagccttccacttcacctgcctcctcaagttaattttttgtgaagaaggatggaggtctgcgcccgtgtattgactatcgaggtatcaatcagatcactgtgaggtacagctacccgctgcctctcatagccagtgcgatcgagtcaatgcacggggcgcgcttcttcacaaaattggatctcaggagcgcttacaatctggtgcgtatccgggagggggacgagtggaagactgcatttagtaccacctctgggcactatgagtacccccttttggagcatgacctgtacgtcaaggcggagaaatgtctattcttccaacagtccgtctccttcctagggtaccgcatttccacatcgggtggagatggaaagtgaccgcatttcagccgtgcgtaattggccgactcccaccacggtaaaggctcccgtgctggctcatccggatcccttcttggcattcatagtggaggtggacgtgtccgaggctgggataggagctgtgctgtctcagcgctcgggtacgccaccaaagctccgcccctgtgcattcttttcgaagaagctcagctcggcagagcgaaactatgatgtgggggaccgggagctgttggctgtcgtaaAGGCTCTGGAGGCAttggctaaacacccttttctcatctggactgaccaccgcaatctggagtacatccgggcggggACGAGACTGAACCCtcaccaggcaaggtgggccatgtttttcacccgttttgttttcaccctattCTACAGASCAGGTTCCCAAAACGCTAASggagacgcactgtcccggatgtatgacacagaggagcggcccatggatcccactgcCATACTTCcggcttcttgcctggtggcaccggtggtgtgggagctggacgcggacatcgagcgggcgttacgtacagagcccactcccacccagtgtccagctgggcgtatgTACATTCCGTCTGCTGTCtgcgaccgtttgatctattgggcccacacgtcaccctcctctggtcatcctggcatcggtcggacagtgcgctgtcttagtgggaagtactggtggtcatCCTTGGCTAAGGATgtaagggtttatgtttcctcctgctcggtgtgcgcccagtgcaaggctcctcgggtacgccaccaaagctccgcccaggtgcattcttttcgaagaagctcagctcggcagagcgaaactatgatgtgggggaccgggagctgttgtcTGTCGTAAAGGCTCTGGAGGCATTGGCTAAACAcctccccccttaaaagagttagatgcactattgtaaatggttgttccactggatatcataaggtgatgcaccaagtcgctctggataagagcgtctgctaaatgacttaaatgtaaatgtaatgtaaatgtgtctaGGTGTAGCAGGTAAGGCGGAATCAGGGcgaggacacagagatgagtaattcacctaacttcacctaacaaaacaacaaatattccAAGAAGAAAAATTATCAAGCTCAACAAATACAGACCAACTTACAACGAACAAACATGCACAAAACCATGAGGcgaccagagggttaaataagaaCATATATTatgggaatggaaaccaggtgtgtacaatgaagacaaaacaaatggaaaatgaaaagtggatctcGTGGCGGCTAGAAAACCTGTGACGTCGGCCGCCGAACGCGCCCGAACAAGGAGGGACCAACTTCGTGaccgtaccccccccccccccttgacgcgtgCTCCAGCAGCACGCCGGCACCGGCCTCGGGGAccacccggaggacgaggcgcagggcgatccggtggagacggtgaaactcCCGCAGCATgaagggtccaggatgtcctccaccagcagccagcatctctcctccggacgtACCCCCTCACTCCATGAGGTACTGAAGGCCTCTCTCCCGACGCCTTGAGTCATgatggctcgaacagcatacgccgggccccctcgatgtccagagggggcgagGAACCTCCCGCCCATCAGattcctggagtggaccagccaccaccggcctgaggagagacacatggaacgaggggttaatacggtaatcagggggagctgtaacctgtaacaaaccttgttcagtctcctCAGAACTTTAAATGGCCCAcaaaaccgcggacccagcttccggcggCAGGCggagggcaggtttcgggtcgagagccagacccggtccccggtgcaaacaccggggcctcactgcggtggcggtcggctcGCCTTCTGCCGCCTTATGGCCCGTTGCAGGTGCA contains:
- the LOC111966716 gene encoding DAZ-associated protein 2, whose protein sequence is MNNKGSYPQQAVYPQQSSAPIYPPAMQVSPQAPPYTDAPPAYSEIYQPRYVHPSQAGQLQQMAQYPGTQMYMQLPQSMAVGPMGHNVPMAYYPMGAMYPPGSAVLVEGGYDAGARFGQSNSASIPPPPPGHMPNAAQLAAMQGANVMMTQRKNNFFMGGSNGGYTIW